The DNA region AATCAAAGCAGAAGAGAGTGaggagcaaaaaaaaagaatctgaaATCTTTACCTATCATAAGTTCTTTTCCATTTGGCTTGGTTTCACCAAACATCCAAGCAAAGGACAAACCCATAGTTGCTATCAAAACTGCAAAAACAGCTTCTAACTTCCTCACACCGTAATTctctagaaacaaaaataaaaaactgtttGCAAACAGATTCATCAGCCAAAATTTccaagaacaaagaaaacaaaaatttcttaaCTTCAGATTTAAATCACAGATCTTTCAACCAAATCTTCTACTGATCTTTCGAATTCAGATCATCTTAGCCAAgttttttcaagaaaagaacCAAAGCAAAAGCAAATTTCTCAAATTCACATTGAATCATATAGATCCGTAAACCAAGTTTCTACTGATTTCCAGGTTCCAATCTCAAATTCACTAAGAAGTTTGAATCATAGAAATCTCTAAATCAAGTATCATCAAAAAAGAATGATCtgaattcaaattaaaaagaactCACCAATCGGAAGCCGTAATGACAACACCAGCCCAAAGAGGCAAGACACCACGGCTAAGAATCTGAATAGCAATAGCACTACCAATAACCTCTTGTATATCAGCACCAATCAAAGCAAGCTCCGCCATAGACCAAAGCACATACCTAGCCCAAGTAGGATACTCATCACGGCAAAGCTCAGCTAAATGACGACCAGTAGCAACACCAACTCTAGCTGACAACATCTGAATCAACAAACCCATAGCCGTAGCCCACATTAGAAGCCACAGCAGAGAGTACCCAGCGATTGCACCAGCTTGTAGATCTCCTTCTAAATTCCCCGGATCCAAGAAGGCTATACTCATCAAAAAACCAGGTCCCGTGAACAGCCACAGTTTCCTCCACGAGAACGGCGGTGCTGCGTCTCCGGTGGTCGGATCGTCGGGAGATTCGAAATCGACGATCAGGATCTTTTCGTTTGTTTCGTAAGCGGCTTCGGATTCGGAATCGTCGGAGGAGGTAAGGTGATGATGAGATTGAGGATGANNNNNNNNNNNNNNNNNNNNNNNNNNNNNNNNNNNNNNNNNNNNNNNNNNNNNNNNNNNNNNNNNNNNNNNNNNNNNNNNNNNNNNNNNNNNNNNNNNNNNNNNNNNNNNNNNNNNNNNNNNNNNNNNNNNNNNNNNNNNNNNNNNNNNNNNNNNNNNNNNNNNNNNNNNNNNNNNNNNNNNNNNNNNNNNNNNNNNNNNNNNNNNNNNNNNNNNNNNNNNNNNNNNNNNNNNNNNNNNNNNNNNNNNNNNNNNNNNNNNNNNNNNNNNNNNNNNNNNNNNNNNNNNNNNNNNNNNNNNNNNNNNNNNNNNNNNNNNNNNNNNNNNNNNNNNNNNNNNNNNNNNNNNNNNNNNNNNNNNNNNNNNNNNNNNNNNNNNNNNNNNNNNNNNNNNNNNNNNNNNNNNNNNNNNNNNNNNNNNNNNNNNNNNNNNNNNNNNNNNNNNNNNNNNNNNNNNNNNNNNNNNNNNNNNNNNNNNNNNNNNNNNNNNNNNNNNNNNNNNNNNNNNNNNNNNNNNNNNNNNNNNNNNNNNNNNNNNNNNNNNNNNNNNNNNNNNNNNNNNNNNNNNNNNNNNNNNNNNNNNNNNNNNNNNNNNNNNNNNNNNNNNNNNNNNNNNNNNNNNNNNNNNNNNNNNNNNNNNNNNNNNNNNNNNNNNNNNNNNNNNNNNNNNNNNNNNNNNNNNNNNNNNNNNNNNNNNNNNNNNNNNNNNNNNNNNNNNNNNNNNNNNNNNNNNNNNNNNNNNNNNNNNNNNNNNNNNNNNNNNNNNNNNNNNNNNNNNNNNNNNNNNNNNNNNNNNNNNNNNNNNNNNNNNNNNNNNNNNNNNNNNNNNNNNNNNNNNNNNNNNNNNNNNNNNNNNNNNNNNNNNNNNNNNNNNNNNNNNNNNNNNNNNNNNNNNNNNNNNNNNNNNNNNNNNNNNNNNNNNNNNNNNNNNNNNNNNNNNNNNNNNNNNNNNNNNNNNNNNNNNNNNNNNNNNNNNNNNNNNNNNNNNNNNNNNNNNNNNNNNNNNNNNNNNNNNNNNNNNNNNNNNNNNNNNNNNNNNNNNNNNNNNNNNNNNNNNNNNNNNNNNNNNNNNNNNNNNNNNNNNNNNNNNNNNNNNNCCACGAGAACGGCGGTGCTGCGTCTCCGGTGGTCGGATCGTCGGGAGATTCGAAATCGACGATCAGGATCTTTTCGTTTGTTTCGTAAGCGGCTTCGGATTCGGAATCTTCGGAGGAGGTAAGGTGATGATGAGAttgaggatgaggaagaagacggTCAGCTTCTTCTACCTTCTCGTCGACGACCTTGACGTCGTTTTCCAtggtggaagaggaggagatcGGGATATTCtgtcggtggtggtggtgtggtCGTCGTCGCCGTGTACCTGAATGTTGTATTGAGGTGGAGGGAGGATAAAACAGGTTGCAGCAGCAGCAAGCACTGAGGCatgaaacaaaatactttttttttttaatatatattaatgcgtttctttttcatatctttttaaaactattaatgcacccaaaaataaaataaaaaaggagaaaactttatgttattaattttgcttttgaaattttgtataaaCAGATTACGATTAGGGTTAGGAATATGACACAACAACTAGTTTTTAGTGGGTTTTTGTGTTAGTGCTGTCATAGTAGTATTGTCACGACTTGAATCTATAAAGCTTGCTTTTTCTCATGTGAACTTAAATAAGGTCTGAGTAATGCATGTTTTAATACATTGTTTTTGGACTATTGCTAGACGTCACATAACTTTTAGATTTCATTGCTTGTTTTGATcgacctcttcctctctttcaTAGATCACAAACGTGTGAGATTGAATCAAACATCCTAATTCCCAAATCAAAAGTTTCCTATATATAAGATTCAtgattgctttcttttttccttaagATAACTTTGTCTAATTTGATCTCCTACCAATACCATCATTATATTACAACAATACTACATATTGAATGTGATTTTATAACTCGTGTTCCAAATATCTTTTAGTTGAAGACTAAGGTATAAGTTTGTCTTAATTTGATCTTCCCTCGTTTCTAGTTAAACGCTAAAATTCTTGTCACACATATTTCCAATTAAAATTCTTTGGATGCAGGTTATGCATGCAATTTTAACCTCCTCATCTTTTACCAAAACATtgctttttgtttaattgttgtgTGCAAATACCAGAACTCCCTTTACTAACATTTACTGAAAACTTTGTTGAGTCTGTCACGGTAATTAAATTGTAAAGATACTTTGTGACTATTTTCGCAATTTTTTAtgcgtttttttctttcatcattcattaaaaacatattatttgaattttatgtgAGTCTTATTTAATAGTAGCCAATGTTCAAAAATGCGTTCAGCACTAACTACGAGATGATCCTAGATCTAACATATAAAACATCTAATCAAAATTTAGGCAATTTTAGGTGGTTTAGACAATTCTACTATAAcctgttatatatatgatattaagtatgaaaagtatacaaaaatatttacgcgaatataaaaaacattaaatcgtaaatgaaaattaaacaaaaacatttatttaattcatatcaGATAACATATATTAACATTTCTAactacatatattattttaagcAGTCAAAACAGGGACTTAGACATCGCTATAACATTTAGTTGAAGCGTAAGTCCATCGCTATAACACGATTCATAAACCCATAAGTCCATTGAGTTTCTCGTAAGCCCATCTTGCTTTACTTCTTCTAAAGAGAGAGACCATCCTCCCTAGCTTGAAGCAAACGAAAAGCTCctaaacgaagaagacgaagaagaaagctaAGAAAAATGTTCAGGAACCAATACGACACAGATGTGACGACATGGAGCCCCACAGGTCGGCTATTCCAGGTAGAGTACGCAATGGAAGCCGTGAAGCAAGGCTCGGCCGCAATTGGACTCAGATCTCGCTCACATGTCGTCCTCGCTTGTGTCAACAAAGCTCAATCTGAGCTCTCTTCTCATCAGAGGAAGATCTTCAAAGTAGATGATCATATCGGTGTTGCTATCGCTGGTCTCACTGCCGATGGTCGTGTTCTCTCTCGTTATATGAGATCTGAGTCTATCAATCACTCTTTTACTTACGAGTCTCCTCTTTCCGTTGGTCGTCTTGTTGTTCGTCTCGCTGATAAGGCTCAGGTAAATTGAGATTTTTGGGTGAGCTTTTGTGGGTTTCGTAATCGTATTTACTTGATTTTGACCTAGAATAAGATGTGTAGTTATCTGAAAGTTCGAAGCTTTATGAAATTAGAGTgaagtttaggtttttttattaGCAATGTGGTCAAGATGATCAGTGAATTGTTGTGTATGGGTTATGTAACTAGAGCTTCTTGATGGTTGAATTAGAGCTTTTCTTGAGTTGTTTGGTTATTCTAGTCATTTCCAATTGTGTTGCTAGTTTTAGCTTCTTATCTTACCAAAAGCTTTGTCTAAGCTGTTTAATCCGAATATATACCAAGAGGATGCCTTAGACTGTCCTGTTTTGCTCCTTAAGTTGTATTAGTTGTTTCTGGTTGGCATCGTTGAATTATCTTCTTTGTCGATAGAACTGTGAATGTGCTGGTTTTCTCCTTCGGTTGTATTAGTTGTTTTTTGTTGGCATTCTCTGCCTGGTGAAGAAAGTTGTTTTCTTTAGCAGTTGAAAATGGGTATATGTTCTTGTTGATCCCTTTTCCTTGTCGTGTCTCTTCACTTGCATGATGAACCATTACTTAGCAagatgttgttgttttatgaTTTCCATATACTGTAACTTTTTGCTACATTTTCACTACTTTTGGCATCTAATGTAGTGTTTTTAACTTCAAAAGGGTTTTGTTTGCTGCGACCTAGTCATTTTCATGTCTGTCAAACATATAGTTAGCGGCTGTATTGccaatttatattgttttctgaGATGAACCCTCATATATCCGTCTTGTACTTTGAACAGAACTCTGAATTTGTTCATCGGTGAACCCATTTATTGGTCTTGCATTTACCTTCTTCATACTTCTCCTTGAGCAGGTATGCACGCAACGGTCATGGAAACGGCCTTATGGTGTTGGTTTGCTGGTAGGTGGATTGGACGAGTCAGGAGCCCACCTCTACTACAACTGCCCTAGCGGAAACTACTTTGAGTATCAAGCATTTGCTATCGGCTCACGTTCACAAGCTGCAAAAACCTATTTGGAACGCAGATACGAGAGCTTCCAAGAATCATCAAGGGAAGATCTGATAAAAGATGCTATTATGGCCATAAGGGAAACTCTGCAAGGGGAAACACTGAAGAGCTCGCTCTGCACTGTTTCTGTTCTAGGAGTCGAGGAGCCGTTTCATTTCTTGGACCAGGAAAGCATACAAAAGGTGATCGATACGTTCGAGAAGGTTcctgaggaagaggaggatgcTGGTGANNNNNNNNNNNNNNNNNNNNNNNNNNNNNNNNNNNNNNNNNNNNNNNNNNNNNNNNNNNNNNNNNNNNNNNNNNNNNNNNNNNNNNNNNNNNNNNNNNNNNNNNNNNNNNNNNNNNNNNNNNNNNNNNNNNNNNNNNNNNNNNNNNNNNNNNNNNNNNNNNNNNNNNNNNNNNNNNNNNNNNNNNNNNNNNNNNNNNNNNNNNNNNNNNNNNNNNNNNNNNNNNNNNNNNNNNNNNNNNNNNNNNNNNNNNNNNNNNNNNNNNNNNNNNNNNNNNNNNNNNNNNNNNNNNNNNNNNNNNNNNNNNNNNNNNNNNNNNNNNNNNNNNNNNNNNNNNNNNNNNNNNNNNNNNNNNNNNNNNNNNNNNNNNNNNNNNNNNNNNNNNNNNNNNNNNNNNNNNNNNNNNNNNNNNNNNNNNNNNNNNNNNNNNNNNNNNNNNNNNNNNNNNNNNNNNNNNNNNNNNNNNNNNNNNNNNNNNNNNNNNNNNNNNNNNNNNNNNNNNNNNNNNNNNNNNNNNNNNNNNNNNNNNNNNNNNNNNNNNNNNNNNNNNNNNNNNNNNNNNNNNNNNNNNNNNNNNNNNNNNNNNNNNNNNNNNNNNNNNNNNNNNNNNNNNNNNNNNNNNNNNNNNNNNNNNNNNNNNNNNNNNNNNNNNNNNNNNNNNNNNNNNNNNNNNNNNNNNNNNNNNNNNNNNNNNNNNNNNNNNNNNNNNNNNNNNNNNNNNNNNNN from Camelina sativa cultivar DH55 chromosome 3, Cs, whole genome shotgun sequence includes:
- the LOC104777657 gene encoding proteasome subunit alpha type-1-B isoform X2 is translated as MFRNQYDTDVTTWSPTGRLFQVEYAMEAVKQGSAAIGLRSRSHVVLACVNKAQSELSSHQRKIFKVDDHIGVAIAGLTADGRVLSRYMRSESINHSFTYESPLSVGRLVVRLADKAQVCTQRSWKRPYGVGLLVGGLDESGAHLYYNCPSGNYFEYQAFAIGSRSQAAKTYLERRYESFQESSREDLIKDAIMAIRETLQGETLKSSLCTVSVLGLEEPFHFLDQESIQKVIDTFEKVPEEEEDAGEGEAEPEAAPVAAGTGEQGGSGDQDVAPMEM
- the LOC104777657 gene encoding proteasome subunit alpha type-1-B isoform X1, with protein sequence MFRNQYDTDVTTWSPTGRLFQVEYAMEAVKQGSAAIGLRSRSHVVLACVNKAQSELSSHQRKIFKVDDHIGVAIAGLTADGRVLSRYMRSESINHSFTYESPLSVGRLVVRLADKAQVCTQRSWKRPYGVGLLVGGLDESGAHLYYNCPSGNYFEYQAFAIGSRSQAAKTYLERRYESFQESSREDLIKDAIMAIRETLQGETLKSSLCTVSVLGVEEPFHFLDQESIQKVIDTFEKVPEEEEDAGEGEAEPEAAPVAAGTGEQGGSGDQDVAPMEM